GATCCTCCACGTTTCATCTGATGGTCGCTGCAACTTGAAGAAAGGGTGGATGAAGTTTGCAAGGCACAATCACATATATGCTGGATTAGTATGCATCTTCCACTTCTACAAGGCAACTCACATTGAAGTAACTATCGATGTTCTGTGAACAGCATCTGAACGATCATAACTATATTAGGATCATCCTTTTGCTAGCAGTAAGCACATTCATCGCTATGAAGATGAACCACTCACCAACCCTACCACTATTACTATGCTAATTAGCTCTGCGTCTTCACTTCTTATCAGAAGTACTGAGCTGCCTTACATATCTTACATACTAccatctatatatgtttattaTTAAAGACTCCTATGTATcgaaatacatatatgtaattAGTGCTGCAGTTTGTTTATCTATAACTCCCTGCTTTCTCTCCTTTTCCCTGTTCCTTTTCCTATTTGTTCCCTGCTTATCACGTGTTGTTTCAATTTCGTTGTGTACAGGCGGCGCGCCAACGGCGCGCCCCAGGCTCTAGTATTATTGAATGGATGACAAGCATAGCTTCAACGAGGAGCAGGTTGGAAAGCCATGAGTAAAATTGTAACCCTAATAAGGATGTGGTAGCACGTTTGGCTTCAGAGAAACATGAAAATTTTCCAAGGGGAGGAACCGAACACACAGAGAACGGCACGTCCAGTCCCGGAAGATCTGCATGAGTGTGACTTCGCCTTCCAAACGCCTCAATTATAGTTTCTTAATATGTTAATTCATCTCCTAGATGCTCACAAATGCTATATGTAATCACCCTATTGTAAAAACTTTATTTCTGGCCTTCTAATATATTCGATAATGCTTTGCCGCtttcacttaaaaaaaaaaagagaggagaaaagtaTATTCAACTCGCTACTACATTAGACGGCTCGGCTAGTTTCGAGTCAAGAAAATCTACTTGTAAATTGAAAGTTCGAGTgccattaatttggttttggtgataAATGACAAATccatttaatttggttttggtgataAATGACAAATCCAATTACATGAGACTAACATTGTTATAAATATTTCTTTGTCTACTAGTCTCATATGGATATGAAAATGGAATATGAGAGAGAAACGTTCATTGATGGTGTACCTAAATaacaaggatgaaatgcatggagatcaaGCTATATATGACACTCTTTCTCTCCGtgcacatattaatatattcatatataatatttttatgtgaTTACATAAGCATGTGAGACTAATATTTTGTTTGAGCCAtatcttatttagtctatttACATTCAGAACATGGAGATGATGAatgtatgtttttattttaatgcctATATTTGATAAATGCCTTCTATTCTTGTATAGGATAAGCTCCTAATGTTTCATTCTTTTATGCATATTCTTACTTCACACAACAAACATTTTGTATGCATACATTTAGGGGTAGCAAATCCTATACTTTAGTTATGCATGTAATCGATCCAAGTTATTCACTTTTATTTAATTAAgatatttacatttgagcatATATTtaagtatatgacacttgtggtgTTGATTAATACTCATCATTTATTTATATCCTTTTATACATGCGATCGGTTGGTCAACATGTGGAGGTTGACAACCGGATCATTGAGACTAATAATTTCATTGAATTGAATGAGAAAAATAGGTTCCAAGGATTGAAAAGGTGTTGACACTCAAGTGATATGATTGCACCTAAAATACCAAGAATAACAAAGTGGAGATATTGAAGATATGGGATATGAAGTGGCTACTATGGCAAGACAGTGAAGGGCAAGCGATGCTCGGTCGCGATGGACCATGtggcggtgaagggcaagcaaggggcttggcgccgaagaaccaaatcatgtggtgaagggcgagtgacGGCTTTGTCATGATGGACCGTGCAAGGCCATTTGAAGCTAGAAGTAACCTCATCAATCATTTGAtgaatatatggtgaaacggtTTCGGCATTGGCGTCCCTTAAGATAAAGAAAGATGGAAAGAAGGCATTCCTATTGGTATAATTCTCTTCCTATTTATATTTGAGTTTAggaatgccgtactattaagacgGATGCAACATCGAGGTGTTTGTATATGTCTTGGTGCTCAAAGTGACCTATTATAGTACTACCTTGAGAGAAACCTAAGCTTTAACATATCCTTTGATTGGTTTTGGACCTTgtttttggttgagttgggtaGTTCTCTTGAGAGAAACCTAAGCTTTAACATATCCTTTGAGTGGTTTTGGACCTTgtttttggttgagttgggtaGTCCTCTGAGTGAGCTTTCCATATAGTCCAAGATCATCAAAAACGGACTCCCGAGCGAAAAGTTATAGTCGTTTTACTATGTGCTTCTCAGAAATTCTGAAAATATTTCGGAAATATCCGAAAATTATTGGAAATTCCAAAAATGGCCACGAATCTGAGATTGGCTTCTGtaaattttcggacatatccgaaaatgcttttcggaacttccgaaaattacAGTCTTGACCTACAATGTCTAGTTTTTGAGAggctcgggtatataaactcctaCACCCCTCCTTTGAGGGGCTGCTGTTCTTGGGCAATATTAAACACATCCAAAGCCAAATAGCCATCCCCATTTCCCATCCTTTTGTGGTGCTTCTTTGTGAGGGGGATTTGAGAAGGGAAGAGAGTTGGATTGAGAGAGTGAggagttgagagctagtgagcttcactccatcctttgtggtgcctctttgttagagggatttgagaagaggagagagttggattgagagattgagaagttgagagctagtgagtttcactccatactttgagcactcgagttcatagcaagtaaatcttcgattgtgtttgttactcttggggacTAAGGTTTTCCAGATGGCTAGGCATCGTCGGTGATCACCCAAGGTTGTGGTGTGCCATAGAAAGTTTGTGAAGACTTCGATTTCGCCTCCGTaagggaagaaatcaagagtgaaaccgaggagtgcatttgtgcaatCTCGTGAGGAAATGGTTGAAATAGACCCGGTCTTGTGGCCCCTCAACGGAGACATAGGATCCgtggatccgaacttcgggaaacaaaTCAACTTGTCTACTCTCTTGGTTTGTCCGTTCTTGCCATATCTCATATTGTGCTTGAGCTTGTTTTTACCTGATCTACTTGTATGCTTAATTAATATAGCTGGTGACCTTATATCTTACTTAGATACCTTATTTGTCACCTTTTGAttcatatacattttgtttATTCAAGCTACAAATTCATAGTTAGTGTTTTATTCCGTTATCCGCCGAACTTTTCGGTTGAGACCGGAACTTCCAATCTCATACCGGAAGTTCCTATTTAAACCGAAAGTTCTCATATCTCTAATATGATATgaagttgtgataatttttaggaacACCTATTTTacccccctctaggcgacaTTAAGTTCCTTTCAAAAATTGATAGCAGGTCATTTCATGGTTGATGGATCTTTTAGAGTGTACACCGGTTTTTTTACGTAGCGGGGAGATGTACGTGGGAGGGGTGAGCGGACATATGAAACTCCTCTTATTGAATAGCAAACAAATGTGTTAATCCATAGGGGCAATTGCGCATTTAACCTTGTTTTGAAATGTAACTAGCAATTTGACTCTACTCCTtttagtttgcttatttgacccctttttttttaaaaaaataaagatcagATATAACCCTATACCATTAGCTTATTTGaccccttttttttaaaaaaatgaagatcAGATATGTCCCTATACATGTCCCTATACCGTTAAGACAAGCTAACGGTGTTAACTCAAGGAAAAAGAGACCGTCTATACCCTTGCTCATTTGACCCagtatctattttttttattcaaccAAATATACGACGTATTTGTCATAGGCTTGACAGATTTGAATTAGGTTTCACGAGTTTTTTTGACCAAATTAACGTAGATTTGATAGGTTTTTGACAAATCTAACTTGATTTTTAAATTTCTTTTTGACAAAATTGACTTCAGtttgaaaaagaaatattgaactTTAACAAAAGCAATCCAAAATTTTAAGGGGTGGCTCcggcggaggagcagcggcgTCGGGTGCTGCTGCACAGagggacggagggagggagaggggctgCTCCAAcgcgcggagagagaggaggagcggcgacaTCAGTGCGCGGAGGGGCGGCGACACTGGCTGCGTCCGctcggagggagggagggagatgcgGCGCCGACGCGGGGTGGaagggggcagcggcggcggcggcggcgcgaggaatgACCCATCGCGACTccttccccgtgcctccctctgTGCTCGTCGCCGGTGAGCGCGGGCGCTGTGCGGATCCCAACCTCCCTCCCTCAGCGAActggctgccgctcgccgcccgccctccgcgcgccggcctccgcctccctccccgctCGTCGCTGCAGTTGCCGCTTCTCCCtccgtgcgcgccgccgccgttgccgcttctccctccgcgcgcgccgcggctgCTCTCTCCTCGCGCGCTGCCACCGGGGCTTCTCCCTCTGCGCGTTCCCACCGCCATGGCTCCTCCTTccgcgcccgtcgccgccggggcTGCTCCCTTCCTCTACGcgtgcgccgcggccgccggggtTGCTTGCTTGCACTACCACAGCATCAGAACTCCTGCAGCATCAGTGCCCCACAGTTTATTGAATGGTTACCTCCAGACTTTTTTGGCTAGTCAGGATCATGAGCCCAGACTGGTCAAGGCAGCCAGATCGAATAGTTCAAGCAGATTAATGAAATTGCATATCTGGAAGCGCAATTGTTTTGTCGAACAAGTTTTCGATTACAGAAACATTACAGCGCAACTTAACTGATGAGGTGTTCACAACTCCCCCTGGTCATAGTTACCATGGTTACATAGTTACCACTTACCAACACAAACAATAATTTGATATCCATAATCAtggtttcctttggttttgaCAAGTACGTACTTGTACGGTTCTATCTACTTTCTGTGCTCAAGTCATGTTTACAGGGACATCCATCACTTTTGGGGGATGACATATTCAGCCGTTGGAATTCTGAAACCGTGCAAAGCAATAGAATTCCATCTAGGCATCAGAATAAAGATTAGTAATTGTTGTTCTCCATATCATTAGCAGCAAGGATGAAATCTTGATACGAACTGTCAAGTAGATAGAATAATTAGACAGTTGGAATTAGTTGTAGCATTCCTAGGAAAGAAATTACCTTGTATGCAAAAATTCTGCATGCTGTTTTTGGGCATGATTACACAATTAACGCAAATCTTATTTACAGACATCCCAGTAGTATTAGCAAATGAATcggtattattattattctacAAGTTTCAAAGAGTCTTGCTAGTGTAGTGTATAAATTACAGCAATGATCCTTAGTTTAGGAATAGCAGGTTCTGATATTTGAACCCTGTTTAGAGTAAGAATTTTGCAGGAAGTTCATAGAAACCAACTCAGAAAAATACTCTCTTAAAATCTAGATCAGAACTTAGCATAGAGTTATATCCCCTTTCCAATAACAATAGACAGGCCAAACGACGAGGCACACTTGAACAGAATGCAAAGCCACAACTTCATGGGCAATTTAGAAGCCAAAGATAAATGGGAAAATTTGTAGTGCAAACCTAGAAACTACCGTTGAATCAAAAAATGGGCATTTGAAAATCGTCCAATGTGACCATGAGTAAAACTTTAATTCATGGTTAAATCTAGGAGTAAAAACATCTCATATGGAAAAACAGCAAAATTATTTCATCAAAACTAAAAAcagaaattaaaagaaaaataacttaGAATTGCTGCCAATTGTACACATATCATGGATTTGATTGCTGAATACTGAAAAATAGCTATAAAAAAGCAAAGGGTGAGAATGATGTTTATGTTCGCACAATTGAACATTAGAAATTTGTTGCCAATAACCAGTAGATATTAGAAAACAATGCATCGCAACAGCTGACAGACTAGTAGTGTCGAAACCTGAAATTCCGCATTTGGATGGACTGACTTTTGCCAGCAGCATTACAGTTTAGGTTGTTCCTTGGCTCTGCACTGCTTGATTCTGTGGAATAAAACGAAATTACTGTCAATTTGAACATCTCATATGCTGACAAAATGCACAAATGAATGCAAATCAACTATGGTGACCCACCTTTGCTTTCAAGACTTTCTGGCTTTCACTGAAATACTGATTAGGATGATTGATTCCAGTATCACATGAGACACCATGTTCTGCCTCAAAAGTCATCGTGCAAGCTAGCTGTGTATTTCATAACTCAGATGGTTCAAGCAGACGAAGTTTAGAAGATTGCTTATTAAAGGTAGAACTGTGAGGTGCAGTACCTGGTAGTGCCTGTTCTTCACTTTATCCATTATCTCTTCTAATGGATGACCACTGATTCCCATTTTATTGAGAGCTGCTCTCAAGTTGTCTTCACTAGAAATATCACACAAGAAAAGGACACATGTAACTCACAAAGACAGTGATAGCTGTAGGTTCTTTTACATATTCGATAAATAGTCTACTGCTAACAGAGAGTTTTAGGATATGAAATCCCATGTCCCATTGACATATTCGATAAATAGTCTACTGATAACAGAAAGTTAACCATAAAACAAATAAATGCTTAACTACTCTGTTAATGGCATGGTAGAATGAGATTATACCCAAAATGTCGATAAGGGCAACCATGGTGATCACCAACACCAGGTGTTGCAGAGATAATCTTTTGACATGAATACGGAGTGTAATCCTGGAGGAGCCATTTGTCTGAGAGATGAATAAGTTGATTATCCAAACAAGCAACAAAAATAGAACAAGGGGCTTACTGTTCGTTTTCCTTCCTTTCCATAATTATGCCTGATACTGTAGGCATATTCCTTGTCAAATCGCTCAGAGCCAACCTTATCCAAAGAAAACCCAACATCAGTGAAGCAATATAATTTGTGATGGCTTGCACAATGCAACACGGGGTATTACTTGTTTAGTTTGGGGCTTCTTACTGGTTAACTCAATGTTCAACACTATAGATAAGAATGCAGTACAcgatcctatagaaaattttcttgACACGGCTTACTTGTATTGTAAAGAAACAGAAAAGGTTTGCATGTGCTATTTCCAAAACATAGTTGCTGTTTACATTCTGAAAGAAAATTAGGCACCTTCTGAGAAAACTCTGCCCTCCAAAATGCTAGAGCATCTTCCAACTTTAGTCCAGCTCCCTAAACCATAGTTTTAAGAAGCAAGTTAATGTGACATAAATAAAATAAGTGTTCACTGATAACAGAACCAGTATTAAGATAATTCATTAAGTTATTACCTTAAGGAAAAGACCAAACTGCATTCTGCCCCCATGCTTCAGATGATGGTTTTCTCTCAACTGAAAAATAAAAGCAATCACTAAATAACCTGATCATAAGGTAAGCAAAGTATGTGAACTTTTAAGGTGCCTTGCCTTCTCTAGCATGTGGCGCATACAAAGAGGGAAAGAAGTTTTAGCCAGTTGGTCAATATCCTTCAGAGAAATCTCAACAGCATCCTTTGGCTGTATAGAATATTGGATATTTGATAAGCCAGACAATtaataacaaatatagtaaACATTAGCATTGAAGAAAATCCCATTAACAATATCTGGAAAAACACCTATAGATAAAGCAACATACCTGAGAGTAATCAGGTCCAAAATATGCATTACTCAATGCTTCGACAATCTGTTAAGATAAAAAGTGTGGATTATAAAAGTTATGAAAAGATTGTCTGGAGGAATACGGGAAGTGGTTAATTGATACTCACAGGAGTCAACCTATCCTTTTCTTGTTCCTTAATGGTGGCCGTCCATTTTCTGTACATCgaattatttatattatagCTTAGTACAGCCTGTACTAAAGAGTGTTCTAAGTTGAGAAATAAATCCAACTGTCAAGGGGCTTTTGTTCTATGTAAATTATTGGCAAATAGTAGACAATGCTGTTAATGTTCCTAATTATATCACCTAAGAGTGCAACAATTTTTCCAGCAAAGAACTAAGAAAGCACACTTCCCGGACATGATATGTAGCTAGGCAGAGTAAAGTAGAACATTTGTACCATGTACCTATTTGTTAAAACAAGTGCCTTCGAGATATTGCAGCGGAATTGGGTAACCACAAGCGAAACAACCTATTAAATTATACAAGTATGTTTAGAATGGGCAGGAAACAACATCCAAAAAGTACATAGAAGTTTCCAGTCTCGTTTTCGCAGCAAACCTGACTCATCGCAACATAAGCATATCCTTTTGAAAGAAATACTCGGCGGCTGGCAACAAGATCTGGAACTTCTTCAAAAGGCACCTTACATGGATACGAACAAGGTTTATTTAGACTGGGTAATCACACGAACAATTTTTTTCTACTGGATATGGAATTGAAGAGGTAAAATAAACTGATGCAAATACCTTGAAGAACACAGATTCAACTGCAAAACGAAAACATAGAACAAACTTAGCAAGTGAAAGATCACACCTGCAAGCAGCGAAGCACCATTGTGCTGAAACAACATAAAGAACAGGTATCACATAGTAAGATGTTCCATACCAGCTGCAGATTGACCAATGGTGCGTGCAACTTGGCTCAACTTGTCTTTGACAGCCTAAAAACGTGAAAACAAGAACATCTCACTACTGTAAATATTACTGAAATCATCAAGGTCCAAGTCAACAGAGTGACCATAACACATACCTCAAATTCCGAGTGTGGCAATGCTTTGTATGGAAGTCGAAACTCACTCATAAGCATCCTCTGAAAAATACAGTGTGGCAAGGAACGGTTAAAGCATGATAGCTTTCCTTGTATGCAAGAAAAGGACAGAAAGTCACCTGTGATTCAGGACTCTCGAGCCGAAAGCGATAGCGAAAAAGCGTAGTCTCCATGGAGAGAAACCACTTCCGCAGCTCCTCCCTAGAATGCGGGTATAGCACAAAGCCTTTGAGAAGTTAGTCAAAGGTTCAAACTTGAAAGCACCAGAAGCAAACCACCGGCTTACTGTCTATGGAATGTCAAGTACTCAAGTGTAACGAATGTTAAGCTTACGTTCTGCAGTAGACAAGACGGAGAACAAAGTGAGATATTATGTCCTTGTTCAAAGTCTCTGTAGGATCCTGGTGCCTCATATGGGCTTTCCACAATTCCTTGACCTAAGCACAAGGAGGGAAAACAGATAGGATTACTGTTAAAGAAAATATGGTAAACTTGGTAACTAGAGCTTGAAACTCTAACCGCGAAATTATGTTCAAGATTGAAATCGAAAAGTCCAGCAAGAAATGGAATTTAATTTGCCCCAAATACATGAAGGAATTCGCATCTCCGTGGTAGAATTGCAACGAGATATATAGAGAGAGGACGGCTCACCAATTTCTCCATTTCCTCCGGTCTCTTCCCTCGCGAGAGCCCGTCGGCGATCCCCTTCAATACTGACCAACACAGCAGCAGTCTAGATGTCAAATCGTTCACAGAATGcgaggaaggaaaggaaaaaaggacTCTACAAACGCCGCCACagtggggaggggagaggaggcgccCGCACCTCGGAGGCGGTCGATGGCGAAGAGCTCAAACTCTTCCAACCGCACCTCCAGCTGCGGCGCCACCCGGTAGGTTGGCAGGCCTCCCGCCCCGCCGCCACATCctacgccggccgccgcctccgccgcgatcTGCCGGTGGGATCTCACGATCTCCATGGCGGCGGCTAGGTCTTGGCTCGAATCACCGTTGGGAGCGACGCGCTAAGCCCTCCCGTTGCCCTCCCGTCTCTCCGTCGGCGCGTTTGTGGGACGCGGGATAGCGCGAGATTGGGGATTTTGGTGGCGTTTTGGCGGGAAACTGCCGCGCTTTTCCCGCCGCTAGGACTTTTGACGATGCTAGAGCTCCTGAGCCTGATGAAGGGCAAGGCTGACGTGGAAGTCAACACGCACACGTGGCGAACAGCTGGGTCCTTCTAGTCAGCTAGTGGGTTGACATCCAGTCCAAAACTGCTCCAAACCCCGCGAAAGCTAATTGGCGCGCGCCAGCTGGTGGCGGTCCCTCCCCGGCGCTgcgtttttttgttttttttcacgattttttcttttctttttctcttttttctgattatttttttaaattttcagtACGCGtgttttcaaatattttgtgttaaaactttttaaatcattacttgaaaatttttaaatctggacttgaaaattttcaaatctcgagttaaaagttttaaatcttgagttaaaaagtttttaaatctgagtagaaaattttcaaatctcgagttgaaaatttttaaatctgagttgaaaattttcaaatctcaagttgaaagttttcaaatttgggatgaaaagttgaaagtttttgaaatttgaatttaaaattcaaatttcgagttgaaagttttcaaatataggtttaaaattttgaaaatttgacttcagatatagattttctttttcaatttGTTCGTTAAAAAAATCTCGcgggaaaaagaaaatcttatctACTACCATTATTATCTCAAACTATCGTTATCTAAAACTAAAAGATTAGTCTAACCACCTTATCCCCAGAAAAAATGCGCGCCGGTGGCGCATACGCGCCAACTAGCGGTCCCCCTCCAACCCAACTCCCTAGTGAAGCAGCGATCCAAACCACTCCAACCCAACTCCCTAGTGAAGCAGCGATCCAAACCAGTCCACACTGCTCCAGCAGCTCTAGCATTCGGGTATTAGCAGGGTGTCCTCCATTTTTGCTGTTTTTCACATGCCACGTAGACTAAGAACATTGTAAGCTAAATGCTCTACAGTGCAAGTTGATTATAGTGGGTCCCACCAATACCATTTCTTTTACTTTTCATCtacccctctttctctctttcttctttcacTTTCATCTTCCCCTCCGctctatctctctcctttcttttttttcccaaccGGCAGAACAATATGAGGCCGAAGGCTGGGGGTGAGCAGCGGCGGCTGGCGGGGCGGTCCATCCGACGACAGTGCCGGGCGGCCCGAGCGGTGACGGCGTGGGGCGGCCCGAGCGATGCCGGTGCCGACTCCGAATCGATGTTGGTCTCAACTGTAACATCCCAGGTAACCACGTACCTAAAGTGCCACACCAAAATACACTCAAAACCACTAACTtctaaaattattagaaatttcggcaGAGCCTCACCTAAAAATAGGGACATCCACGACAGGAAGTCATAAGATAAATCAATAACGAATTAATCAGCACATTGCTAACCATCCTAACTCCATAAATTCCACAAGGAAATGTGAACCAAAACTTTAATTGACCATTACAAGTTCTACGCAAAACTTATGCTAAGCAAAATCATGATCTAAAACCAAATTTCAATAGTGTAATAAAATGTGTAGTCCTTGTCCTACTCTCGTCCCATGCTGATCGATATCATTTGGTACCTAAAAACCAAATTATGCACAAGAGTGAGTAAAGAATACTCAGCAGTTCTATTACTGTTTTATGCCATCTAACGGAATATAATCTAGCAAATAATACAACTTCGGACATCTAGATAAAATTGTCTAAATTTTTCATGTTGGGCACAAAATCAGATTAAGCCTCTATTGGTCTCAGATGAAGTAAAACTAATTATTGTCCATGTTAAAACAGACCCGGTCAATAATACTGTTTCTGTTGTTTCTCCTAAACCGTTTATTGGAATCGAGCGAAACCAGTGGTGTTAGAAATATATCGACGATTactacaaactttatttaggaTGCATAACCCGAAACCTGATTGTTTActaccagatttgaaaatacgtTTCCCAGCCCGTAAACAAGAACCTAAAAAAAATTGCGTAAGCGGCTATCGAATCAATTTCTATTTGAATATTATGCTTCCAGAAAGTAAACAAAAGTACCGTTGCAGCGAGGATACTAGAATTTAAGAACAAACCCACTAGTTGCGAAGTCACCATAAACCCCAAAATTGCTTGGCCTTtaccttcccttcttcctcctgttGTTCTCCTACACCCTTCTCCTCTCTGACCACGcagtgtcgaaacaagatttcggcaatactaaaagggggtggctatcaagctgaaAAAGTAGATGGGTtcagagacaaggaattttatataggttcaggccttcttattcaagaagtaataccctactcctgtccggggattgatccgccgagtatattattgattgtatgatctgggagaaaaaatcgtgcccctagaggcacccggacccctccttatataggggaggagtccgtattacaaagtacagaccatatccctaacggaataggtagttacagataaaatacaatcgtaaccgactagaaccttggatatttccttgacatacaagtttaatatttaacccgagtccctttaaagatattctatctatacatggcaccccatacccagtcggttatacatgccgtgtaggtatggggtatccataatctccacagtagcccctgagacctttacaGTCGACGAAATAGTCTTCTCTCATAATCCAAAAAGACAATCCGAGTGCTTTAACTTCCTCTGTTTTGGTCTCCCGAGTAAtaaaatcaaagactgtgaagggctgAAGAATAGAAAaaatcaggtgcatcgactagatgcacctaattaggtgtagcccccgactatgtggttagttaaataaaactaaacatatagtcagaGTGCATCAAGACATCCATCCGAGTGGTTTTAAACCAAACGGTCTAAGGCTAAGCATGTGCAGCATCTGATAAAACCTCCTGCCGACTGCTTTTAATGCGCCAAAGAAACATAAAGAAAAACCCGAGCGAGAAGCACTCTAAAGGTTTATAAATCAACATAGATGATAAAAGGCCGAGTAAAAACTCTCAAAAGACCTATCAAACGTGGCATAAAATTTGATAAAAGATGAGTttaaatagcctaggctatgactcatgccataatcaaaataagcatataacatgccgaATGGATGACTGCATTA
The window above is part of the Oryza sativa Japonica Group chromosome 7, ASM3414082v1 genome. Proteins encoded here:
- the LOC4342990 gene encoding probable DNA primase large subunit, coding for MEIVRSHRQIAAEAAAGVGCGGGAGGLPTYRVAPQLEVRLEEFELFAIDRLRVLKGIADGLSRGKRPEEMEKLVKELWKAHMRHQDPTETLNKDIISHFVLRLVYCRTEELRKWFLSMETTLFRYRFRLESPESQRMLMSEFRLPYKALPHSEFEAVKDKLSQVARTIGQSAAVESVFFKVPFEEVPDLVASRRVFLSKGYAYVAMSQVVSLVVTQFRCNISKALVLTNRKWTATIKEQEKDRLTPIVEALSNAYFGPDYSQPKDAVEISLKDIDQLAKTSFPLCMRHMLEKLRENHHLKHGGRMQFGLFLKGAGLKLEDALAFWRAEFSQKVGSERFDKEYAYSIRHNYGKEGKRTDYTPYSCQKIISATPGVGDHHGCPYRHFGEDNLRAALNKMGISGHPLEEIMDKVKNRHYQLACTMTFEAEHGVSCDTGINHPNQYFSESQKVLKAKNQAVQSQGTT